A single region of the Marinobacter nanhaiticus D15-8W genome encodes:
- a CDS encoding ABC transporter substrate-binding protein, whose protein sequence is MKQRRRLPGTLALAALALSTQICLAADKVTFQLDWLPGGDKAPVYVGVGKGFFAAEDLDVTIAQGRGSTDALTKLTTGQADVGLSDLVALLVARANDDIPVKGIYSVFSEAPHAFYTVKGSGIDSVSDVGSKTIATSPFTSSNIFLPLLLDVNGVDQDSIKLLKSDPGALNPMLLTGRTDVVVSWVTDAEKYRAMAREANKELQVLPWYDAGLEFYATSVIASERFLEERPDVARRFVKAYAKAIEYTWSHPEESAEAVHEVVPEVDVKMAADTIRSIRPLVYNEASEAHGMGAFDPDRLATTWQWTARAQALEPASFDPEEAVDRSFMPGS, encoded by the coding sequence ATGAAACAACGACGCAGACTTCCCGGTACTCTCGCCTTGGCGGCCCTGGCATTAAGCACCCAGATCTGCCTGGCGGCAGATAAAGTCACCTTCCAGCTCGATTGGCTGCCCGGTGGCGACAAGGCGCCGGTCTATGTGGGCGTCGGGAAGGGTTTCTTCGCTGCTGAGGATCTGGACGTCACCATAGCGCAGGGGCGTGGTTCTACTGATGCCCTGACAAAGCTGACGACAGGCCAGGCTGATGTGGGTCTTTCGGACCTGGTCGCGCTGCTGGTCGCAAGGGCCAATGACGACATTCCGGTCAAGGGCATCTATTCGGTATTCAGCGAAGCCCCTCATGCCTTCTATACCGTGAAAGGGTCAGGTATCGACAGTGTAAGTGATGTGGGGAGCAAGACCATCGCCACCTCGCCGTTTACCTCTTCGAATATCTTCCTGCCCCTGTTGCTCGATGTGAACGGCGTCGATCAGGACAGCATCAAACTGCTGAAAAGCGATCCCGGGGCCCTGAACCCGATGCTACTGACCGGTCGCACCGACGTGGTGGTCAGTTGGGTGACCGACGCTGAGAAGTACCGGGCGATGGCCCGCGAAGCCAACAAGGAACTTCAGGTGCTGCCCTGGTATGACGCCGGGCTTGAGTTCTACGCCACTTCCGTCATCGCCAGCGAGCGTTTCCTGGAAGAGCGCCCCGACGTTGCGCGCCGATTCGTCAAGGCATACGCCAAGGCCATCGAATACACCTGGTCCCATCCCGAGGAAAGCGCCGAAGCGGTCCATGAGGTTGTGCCGGAAGTGGACGTCAAAATGGCTGCGGACACCATCCGTTCGATTCGGCCCCTGGTCTACAACGAGGCGAGTGAAGCCCACGGTATGGGCGCCTTTGATCCGGACCGGCTGGCCACCACCTGGCAGTGGACCGCACGCGCCCAGGCGCTTGAACCGGCGTCGTTCGATCCTGAAGAGGCGGTCGATCGTTCCTTTATGCCCGGCTCCTGA
- a CDS encoding mechanosensitive ion channel family protein, which translates to MANNASNILLRMSLAILLSASAVVSAQDANTDLSQVSAAPVMLDGDPLFSLAGTASFPAEERAANVAKRIRTAAADSAITADDIQATPLEGRILIKAGNQPLVAVFPLDASTEGAPLDEVSNVFLLRIRNAVEQYRARRTTDYLFKASLLAGAALVVTAGLVWLTVILFRRLFAFLDSHYKRMVQDVKIESFEVVRADNIWNLVTGLLRFARLATVLIIAYLGIEFILYRFPWTRGTANILLDVVVEPVTTIISAFLDYLPELVFLIILIAVARYALKLLHLFFRGVEHGRVHIGGFEQEWAQPTYKLLRFFIILLTVVLAYPYIPGSGSAAFQGLSLLLGIMVSLGASSAVSSIVAGYAMTYRRAFRIGDLVVIGEHTGVVREMRLLVTHLRTFHNEEIVLPNSLILNSPVTNLTRSAEENGLLLKATVGIGYETPWRQVEAMLKEAAAAPRA; encoded by the coding sequence ATGGCAAACAACGCATCGAACATCCTTCTGCGCATGTCTCTGGCCATCCTGTTATCTGCCAGTGCTGTGGTCTCTGCCCAGGACGCAAATACCGATCTTTCGCAGGTTAGCGCAGCACCGGTGATGCTCGATGGCGATCCGCTGTTTTCGTTGGCAGGTACGGCATCCTTCCCCGCCGAGGAGCGGGCGGCCAACGTGGCCAAACGCATCCGAACGGCAGCCGCCGATTCCGCTATCACTGCTGACGATATTCAAGCGACGCCCCTCGAAGGCCGTATTCTCATCAAAGCCGGGAACCAACCCCTCGTCGCCGTATTTCCCCTCGATGCCTCGACGGAGGGCGCGCCCCTGGACGAGGTGTCGAACGTCTTCCTGCTTCGCATACGAAACGCCGTGGAGCAGTACCGGGCCCGTCGCACTACCGACTACCTGTTCAAAGCCAGTCTTCTGGCGGGCGCGGCGCTGGTAGTGACCGCTGGACTGGTCTGGCTGACCGTAATCTTGTTCCGCCGGTTGTTCGCTTTCCTCGATAGCCATTACAAGCGCATGGTTCAGGACGTGAAGATCGAATCCTTCGAGGTGGTCCGGGCCGATAACATCTGGAACCTGGTCACCGGTCTCCTGCGTTTCGCCCGACTGGCCACGGTACTGATTATTGCCTACCTGGGTATCGAATTCATTCTCTACCGTTTCCCCTGGACCCGCGGGACTGCCAACATTTTGCTTGATGTCGTCGTCGAACCGGTGACCACCATCATCAGTGCCTTCCTAGACTACCTGCCCGAACTGGTCTTCCTCATCATCCTGATCGCCGTCGCTCGTTACGCACTCAAGCTGCTTCACCTGTTCTTTCGTGGTGTCGAGCACGGCCGTGTCCATATCGGCGGTTTCGAGCAGGAATGGGCACAGCCCACCTATAAGCTGCTGCGGTTCTTTATCATCCTACTCACCGTCGTGCTGGCCTACCCATACATTCCCGGTTCCGGTAGCGCGGCTTTCCAGGGTTTGTCCCTACTGCTTGGGATCATGGTTTCACTGGGCGCCTCTTCGGCGGTTTCAAGCATCGTGGCCGGGTATGCGATGACCTATCGCCGGGCGTTCCGGATTGGCGACCTGGTGGTGATCGGCGAGCACACTGGCGTGGTCCGGGAAATGCGCCTGCTGGTCACTCATCTGCGCACCTTTCACAATGAAGAGATCGTGTTACCCAATTCATTGATCCTGAACAGTCCGGTCACCAACCTGACCCGATCGGCGGAGGAAAACGGTCTGCTGCTCAAGGCAACGGTCGGGATCGGCTATGAAACCCCCTGGCGCCAAGTGGAAGCCATGCTCAAGGAAGCGGCCGCCGCACCAAGGGCCTGA
- a CDS encoding globin — MRSVASKDSDIVFQSYGRCCNNEIFFIDFYDRFMSSSPAIFERFRETDMKQQRHLLRNGIMQLVLYSRGMSDAKLRSLGKSHDRHGYNIRPEWYELWIEALIATLREHDPVFSPEVETAWRRAIAPGVELIRGAY, encoded by the coding sequence ATGCGTTCGGTGGCATCGAAAGACAGCGACATCGTATTCCAGAGTTACGGTCGCTGCTGCAACAACGAGATTTTCTTCATCGATTTCTACGACCGGTTCATGAGCAGTTCGCCGGCGATCTTCGAGCGGTTTCGCGAGACTGACATGAAGCAGCAGCGTCACTTGCTGCGTAACGGGATCATGCAACTGGTGCTTTATTCGAGAGGTATGTCGGATGCCAAGCTACGGTCCCTGGGCAAGAGTCACGATCGCCACGGCTATAATATTCGTCCCGAGTGGTATGAACTCTGGATAGAAGCGCTCATTGCCACCCTGCGCGAGCACGATCCGGTGTTCTCACCGGAGGTTGAAACCGCCTGGCGCCGTGCGATTGCCCCGGGTGTGGAGCTCATTCGCGGGGCCTATTGA
- a CDS encoding tRNA-uridine aminocarboxypropyltransferase: protein MREGLCPDCGVHINICVCDVCETVADAPPLWVLQHPTEVAHSKGTLRVADACLPGLQTLIGEQPDAFSTLSARSARVPMGVLFPTLSSQPMETSDTSGISEWIVIDGTWRKARKIFLSNPWLNDLPQFHFDTPPASTYRIRKAPRGDSLSTAEAIAYLLEQVCPKVDTGPLKRSMNILVRRQLAQMPEDVQRRYDGQNRDQ from the coding sequence ATGCGCGAAGGTCTGTGTCCCGACTGCGGAGTCCACATCAACATCTGCGTATGCGATGTCTGTGAAACCGTAGCCGACGCTCCACCGCTGTGGGTACTGCAGCACCCCACCGAGGTGGCGCACAGTAAGGGTACGTTGCGTGTGGCGGACGCCTGTCTGCCCGGGCTCCAGACCCTGATCGGGGAACAGCCGGACGCGTTCTCGACGCTATCGGCCCGCAGCGCCCGGGTACCGATGGGCGTCCTTTTTCCCACGCTATCCAGCCAACCTATGGAGACGTCCGATACATCCGGCATTTCAGAGTGGATCGTTATCGATGGCACTTGGCGCAAGGCCCGGAAAATCTTTCTGAGCAATCCCTGGCTAAATGATCTTCCCCAATTCCATTTCGACACACCGCCCGCGTCCACCTACCGAATCCGCAAGGCTCCGCGCGGCGATAGCCTTTCCACAGCAGAAGCGATCGCCTACCTGCTGGAACAGGTATGTCCGAAGGTTGATACCGGTCCGCTAAAGCGAAGTATGAACATATTGGTCAGGCGGCAACTCGCCCAGATGCCCGAGGACGTTCAGCGCCGGTATGATGGTCAAAACCGGGATCAATAG
- a CDS encoding isopenicillin N synthase family dioxygenase, translating to MSNATKYSMKELEFESTLGGEGTETDSRQIPLIDLSDFVHRRSEITEQLWAAASDVGFFQLVNHGLDVEKVRDAFRMAEAFFALDTDIKARFPLKEGLNTGWEFRSQVRPSTGTADEKESFQVTLPHMDDLWPGQTTVPEFQRIMLNFEYQAWQIGMDILSCFADKLGFERDFFTYAHDRRSPEYQSTLRLLHYLPLPDNAQIAPGTWRAGAHTDFDCLTMVFQKEGQFGLQVCPGKDAQGRTDQEWTSVVPRDDVITCNIGDMLMRWSDDKLKSTLHRVRMPRPGEYQGPRYSMAFFCQANKDVMIQGPEKKYPEISARDYLLQRINANFAAKM from the coding sequence ATGAGCAACGCAACCAAGTACAGCATGAAAGAACTTGAGTTTGAGAGCACCCTCGGTGGTGAGGGAACGGAAACCGACAGTCGCCAGATCCCGCTCATCGATCTAAGTGACTTTGTCCATCGACGGTCAGAAATAACCGAGCAGCTCTGGGCTGCAGCATCGGACGTCGGGTTCTTCCAGTTGGTTAACCACGGCCTCGACGTGGAGAAGGTCAGGGACGCGTTCCGAATGGCCGAAGCTTTCTTTGCGCTGGACACAGACATCAAGGCCCGGTTTCCGTTAAAGGAAGGTCTGAATACCGGTTGGGAATTCAGGTCACAGGTGCGACCCTCGACCGGCACTGCCGACGAGAAGGAATCGTTCCAGGTCACCTTACCCCACATGGACGACCTTTGGCCCGGCCAAACCACGGTGCCGGAGTTCCAGCGGATCATGCTGAATTTCGAGTACCAGGCCTGGCAGATCGGTATGGATATCCTGTCCTGCTTTGCGGATAAACTGGGTTTCGAGCGTGATTTCTTCACCTATGCCCACGACCGCCGCTCGCCGGAGTACCAGAGCACCCTGCGCCTGCTGCACTACCTGCCGCTACCGGACAATGCCCAGATTGCTCCCGGTACCTGGCGCGCCGGCGCGCACACCGACTTCGACTGCCTCACTATGGTGTTCCAGAAAGAAGGCCAGTTCGGTCTGCAGGTCTGTCCCGGCAAGGATGCGCAAGGTCGCACGGACCAGGAGTGGACCAGCGTGGTGCCGAGGGATGATGTTATCACCTGCAACATCGGCGACATGCTGATGCGCTGGAGCGATGACAAACTGAAGTCCACCCTGCACCGGGTCCGCATGCCCCGGCCGGGTGAATACCAGGGACCGCGCTACAGCATGGCGTTCTTCTGCCAGGCGAATAAGGACGTGATGATCCAGGGGCCGGAGAAAAAGTATCCGGAGATATCGGCGCGGGATTACCTGTTGCAACGGATTAACGCTAACTTTGCTGCGAAGATGTAG
- a CDS encoding amidohydrolase family protein, with translation MPYLIRNAVAVFSEAHPDATDIRLRDGRITEMGRQLLPAEDGAETVIDARGCVIYPGLVNTHHHLAQSILKGIPEGLNQGLGEWLASVPYRFWPQISPDLMYHAARLGLYEMLRSGTTTCADHHYLYHRDTTPDMEDAVWQAAEDLGIRLVLCRGNAVEKGSHKGMARHGIEPESIDQVFERMDHTLARHHQPGPDAMRRLVVAPTSLIHSSTPEALREQAAYARRHGLRLHSHLLEVAFDEVQAREKYGLHAIDYAEQCDFLGPDVWFAHLVQSDEHVIDRLAATGTGIAHCPTSNCRLGSGVAPVIPMARKGVPISVGVDGSASSESGSLLQELNLAWLIHRAMHGPDATDLSQVLHWGSRDGARLLGLEQTGELAVGKLADFALYDIDQPRFAGVHTPLMAPLMCGEPATVKHSFVNGQPVVEDGCVKGLDERQLVAEVRQGVRTLLQRVS, from the coding sequence ATGCCCTACCTGATTCGCAACGCCGTTGCTGTCTTTTCCGAAGCCCACCCCGATGCCACCGATATCCGTCTCCGCGATGGGCGCATTACCGAGATGGGCCGTCAATTACTGCCTGCAGAAGATGGCGCCGAGACCGTCATCGATGCCCGCGGCTGCGTGATCTATCCCGGCCTGGTCAATACCCACCACCACCTGGCGCAGTCCATTCTCAAGGGCATTCCCGAGGGCCTGAACCAGGGCCTCGGCGAGTGGCTGGCGTCCGTGCCCTACCGTTTCTGGCCCCAGATCAGCCCGGACCTCATGTACCACGCCGCGCGCCTCGGACTTTACGAGATGCTCCGCTCGGGGACCACCACCTGCGCCGATCACCACTACCTTTACCATCGCGACACCACGCCAGACATGGAAGACGCGGTGTGGCAGGCCGCAGAGGATCTGGGCATCCGGCTCGTGCTCTGTCGCGGCAATGCCGTGGAGAAAGGCAGTCACAAAGGTATGGCCCGCCACGGTATCGAGCCGGAATCGATCGATCAGGTCTTCGAACGCATGGACCATACCCTCGCGCGGCATCACCAGCCCGGTCCCGATGCCATGCGTCGACTGGTAGTGGCACCCACCAGCCTGATCCACTCAAGCACACCGGAGGCTCTGCGCGAGCAGGCTGCTTACGCCCGCCGTCACGGGCTGCGCCTGCATTCTCACCTGCTGGAAGTGGCCTTTGACGAAGTCCAGGCTCGCGAGAAGTACGGCCTTCACGCTATCGACTATGCCGAACAGTGCGATTTCCTGGGACCAGACGTCTGGTTCGCGCACCTGGTGCAAAGCGACGAACATGTTATTGACCGACTGGCGGCGACCGGCACGGGCATCGCCCACTGCCCGACATCCAACTGTCGACTGGGGAGCGGCGTCGCGCCAGTCATCCCGATGGCTCGCAAGGGCGTGCCCATCAGTGTCGGCGTCGATGGTTCCGCTTCATCCGAATCAGGTTCCCTGTTGCAGGAGCTGAACCTGGCGTGGCTGATTCATCGTGCAATGCACGGTCCCGACGCCACCGATCTCAGCCAGGTACTTCACTGGGGCTCACGCGACGGCGCACGCCTGTTAGGGCTAGAACAAACGGGGGAACTTGCGGTAGGCAAGCTTGCTGATTTTGCGCTCTACGACATCGACCAGCCTCGATTCGCCGGTGTACACACACCGCTCATGGCGCCATTGATGTGTGGTGAGCCGGCGACGGTGAAGCACAGTTTTGTCAACGGCCAGCCTGTGGTCGAGGACGGCTGCGTGAAAGGACTGGATGAGCGCCAACTCGTGGCGGAGGTTCGGCAGGGTGTTAGGACTTTGTTGCAGCGGGTGAGCTAG
- a CDS encoding BMP family ABC transporter substrate-binding protein: MRFIKKLAVLAALVIPMQAFAEDPLKVGFVYVGPIGDHGWSYQHDQGRLALEEHFGDKVQTTYVENVNEGADAERTIRRLAQAGNDVIFTTSFGFMNPTARVAKEFPEKTFLHATGYKRSDNLGTYLSKTFEGRYVTGIAAGQVTETNKLGYIASFPIPEVIRDINSTFLAARKVNPNVELKVVWVNTWFDPAKEADAANTLMDQGVDVIIQHTDSPAAMIAAEKRGVWAVGQASDMSHFGPTAHLLSVVDDWSPYYIETVQDVMDGTWESKDYWGGIKEGDIVIASISDRLTDEQRAKVDETIEAIRTGELHPFTGPLKDQSGKLRLEEGETMTHEQLAGMDWYVEGMTATLPK, translated from the coding sequence ATGCGCTTTATCAAGAAACTGGCAGTGCTGGCGGCCTTGGTCATTCCAATGCAGGCCTTTGCGGAAGACCCCCTCAAAGTCGGCTTTGTGTACGTAGGACCTATCGGTGACCACGGCTGGAGCTACCAGCATGACCAGGGTCGCCTGGCGCTGGAAGAGCATTTCGGTGACAAGGTACAGACCACCTATGTCGAGAACGTGAATGAAGGTGCGGATGCCGAGCGTACCATTCGCCGTCTGGCCCAGGCGGGCAACGACGTGATATTCACCACTTCATTTGGTTTCATGAACCCGACCGCACGCGTGGCCAAGGAGTTCCCGGAAAAGACCTTCTTGCACGCCACCGGCTACAAGCGTTCGGACAATCTTGGTACCTATCTGTCCAAGACATTCGAAGGCCGCTATGTGACCGGCATCGCCGCCGGCCAGGTCACCGAGACCAACAAGCTGGGCTATATCGCCTCATTCCCGATTCCGGAAGTCATCCGCGATATCAACTCGACCTTCCTGGCCGCCCGCAAGGTTAATCCGAATGTGGAACTGAAGGTGGTCTGGGTCAACACCTGGTTCGACCCGGCCAAGGAAGCGGATGCCGCCAACACGCTGATGGACCAGGGTGTGGATGTCATTATCCAGCATACCGACAGCCCGGCGGCGATGATCGCAGCCGAGAAACGTGGTGTGTGGGCGGTAGGTCAGGCCTCAGACATGTCCCATTTCGGCCCGACCGCACACCTGCTGTCCGTGGTTGACGACTGGTCCCCTTACTACATCGAAACCGTGCAGGACGTCATGGACGGTACCTGGGAATCCAAGGACTACTGGGGCGGCATCAAGGAAGGCGACATCGTGATTGCCAGTATCAGCGACCGTCTGACAGACGAACAGCGCGCCAAGGTTGACGAAACCATCGAAGCCATCCGGACCGGTGAGCTGCATCCTTTCACCGGGCCGCTCAAGGACCAGTCCGGCAAGCTGCGTCTGGAGGAAGGCGAGACCATGACCCATGAGCAGTTGGCAGGCATGGATTGGTACGTGGAAGGTATGACTGCCACATTGCCAAAGTAA
- the ccoM gene encoding cytochrome c oxidase subunit CcoM: MYMDAVVFAGIATVVLIFGFFGGVGYFIYKDSHKKSDEKH, translated from the coding sequence ATGTATATGGATGCTGTCGTTTTCGCAGGTATCGCTACCGTCGTCCTGATATTCGGCTTCTTTGGCGGTGTGGGTTATTTCATTTACAAGGACTCCCACAAGAAGTCAGACGAGAAGCACTAA
- a CDS encoding MBL fold metallo-hydrolase RNA specificity domain-containing protein yields the protein MQLQFLGGAGTVTGSRYLLSTDKHKILVDCGLYQGVKTLRRRNWARFPVEPASLDAVILTHAHIDHSGYLPALVKQGFRGRVYCTKATHQLSRVLLPDAGHLQEEDARYANRKKFSRHHPAEPLFTEADAWEALKYFEAMPFQIPFEPVPGLRVRYTPAGHILGSACVHVTAIEDERTVVFSGDVGRQVDLLMRPPEPIDHADILVCESTYGDRLHADEDPEATLADIVSRTAGRGGIVLIPAFAVGRAQAMLYLIHKLMGEGRIPQLPVYLNSPMAIKATEIFCHYHKEHRLTAEQCALIDDQTTYVRTVDESIDLNSKRFPCVIVSASGMASGGRVLHHLKTLLPNPRNSVVFAGFQAPGTRGDALVNGADRVKIHGEYWPVKAEVFNLDTLSAHGDYQEILDWLGQGNLAPERVYITHGEPLASDVMRKRIEERFSWEAEVPDLYETVNI from the coding sequence ATGCAGCTGCAATTTCTTGGGGGAGCGGGAACAGTGACCGGCTCCCGCTATCTGCTCTCGACCGACAAGCATAAAATCCTGGTGGATTGCGGCCTGTACCAGGGCGTGAAAACGTTGCGCCGGCGCAACTGGGCACGGTTCCCGGTGGAGCCGGCCAGCTTGGATGCCGTGATATTGACCCATGCCCACATCGATCATTCCGGCTATCTGCCGGCGTTGGTGAAGCAAGGCTTTCGTGGCCGGGTCTATTGCACGAAGGCGACCCATCAGTTGTCCCGGGTATTATTGCCGGACGCAGGTCACCTGCAGGAAGAGGACGCCCGTTACGCCAACCGCAAGAAGTTTTCGCGCCATCATCCGGCCGAGCCTCTTTTTACCGAGGCGGATGCCTGGGAGGCGCTCAAGTATTTCGAAGCCATGCCCTTCCAGATTCCCTTTGAGCCAGTGCCTGGCCTGCGGGTTCGTTATACGCCGGCGGGTCATATACTCGGCTCGGCCTGCGTGCATGTGACGGCGATCGAGGATGAACGGACGGTCGTCTTCAGCGGTGATGTCGGGCGGCAGGTCGACCTGCTGATGCGCCCTCCCGAGCCGATCGATCACGCCGACATACTGGTCTGCGAATCCACCTACGGCGACCGCCTGCACGCGGACGAAGATCCGGAGGCGACGCTGGCAGATATCGTCAGCCGAACTGCCGGTCGCGGCGGTATCGTTCTGATTCCGGCGTTTGCCGTAGGCCGGGCCCAGGCAATGCTTTATCTGATCCACAAGCTGATGGGTGAGGGACGCATCCCGCAATTGCCGGTCTACCTGAACAGTCCGATGGCGATCAAGGCCACGGAGATATTCTGTCATTATCATAAGGAACATCGGCTCACCGCAGAGCAGTGCGCGTTGATCGACGACCAGACCACCTACGTCAGAACGGTCGATGAGTCGATCGATCTCAACAGTAAACGTTTTCCCTGCGTGATTGTTTCGGCCAGTGGTATGGCCAGCGGTGGTCGGGTCCTGCATCACCTGAAAACGTTGTTGCCGAATCCGCGCAATAGTGTGGTGTTCGCCGGCTTCCAGGCGCCGGGCACGCGGGGTGATGCCCTGGTCAACGGTGCCGACCGGGTGAAGATCCATGGCGAGTACTGGCCGGTAAAAGCGGAAGTCTTCAACCTGGACACCCTGTCGGCGCACGGCGACTATCAGGAGATCCTCGACTGGCTCGGTCAGGGCAACCTCGCCCCTGAACGGGTCTATATCACCCATGGTGAACCCCTGGCTAGCGATGTCATGCGCAAGCGCATCGAAGAACGTTTTTCCTGGGAAGCGGAAGTGCCGGATCTCTATGAAACGGTGAACATCTGA